Genomic DNA from Oryza sativa Japonica Group chromosome 5, ASM3414082v1:
tgcttagttagagttcaccctcactaagcctagcaacttaggttagttttgattaggtgtcatttagttttaaatcgcctatttacccccctctagtcgacatctcaaTCCTACAGCGCAGTAGATACCCCGGGCAAGGTCGTCGCGGTGGTCGTTCGACTGCCCCCCGCAGCGGCTGCACActcttctcgccgccggccgccgccgccgccgacaccaaCTGCTACTGCCGGCGCCCCCTTTCCTGCCGCTCCTCTCCCCAACCACCGCTACTCTCCGCCGCTGAGCTCGCCATCGTGCCAGCcgtctctctccccctctcccgccgccgccgcccctgctcCGCCGCTGGCCGCCTTGCCTGCttgagaggaggagagaagagaagagaaaaagaaaagaaaggagagatGTGGGGCCTACACCATtttctctcacttacatgtaggccctacatattttttttatattttttgctgactaggatgccacgtcagcaaaaccgggcGCAAATATTGTCATGGGACCTTCTTTGAACGGTTTGAATGAGTTTAGGGGTGAACATTTCTGATTTTATGGTTGAAggcctcaaaaaatctcgctgttaaattGAGGgtcctccggtgaacttattcctaattCAGTCGCATGGCCCAACCAACACCGAGGGTCCATTTTGAGACACCAACACGAAACAGGCGCACCTGATTGGTCCGTCGCGTGCTCCCACGGATCGCCCCCCCAAAACGAATCCCCACCGTTCCCTCCCATCTCGATCCGACGGCGCGCACCCCACATCACGCGGATCGCCAAACCCCCGCGCCTATATAAAAAACCACCAAGCGCCAGATTCAAAATCCTAAATCCAAATCGGCGCCGGAAATCCCTTCAAATCCCCCCCGAATTCCGCTCCATTTCACCCTCACGTTTCCCGGAGAtggacgtcggcgtcggcggcaagGCGGCGAAGAAGGCGGTGGGGCGGAAGCTGGGCGGGCCGAAGAAGAAGCCGGTGTCGCGCTCCGTCAAGGCCGGGCTCCAGTTCCCCGTCGGCCGCATCGGCCGCTACCTCAAGAAGGGCCGCTACGCCCAGCGCGTCGGCACCGGCGCCCCCGtctacctcgccgccgtcctcgagtACCTCGCCGCAGAGGCAAGCCACTGTTTATCCCttcctctcccaaatccttccaaaCCCAGCATGGTTGACCGGGATCGTGTTGTTGATGCAGGTGCTGGAGCTCGCCGGGAACGCGGCGCGGGACAACAAGAAGAACCGGATCATCCCGAGGCACGTGCTGCTGGCGATCCGCAACGACGAGGAGCTCGGGAAGCTGCTCGCCGGGGTCACCATCGCGCACGGCGGCGTGCTGCCGAACATCAACCCGGTGCTGCTCCCGAAGAAGACCGCGGAGAAGGCCGACAAGCCGGCCAAGGCGTCCAAGGACAAAGCCGCCAAGTCCCCCAAGAAGCAGGCGCGCTCCTAGCTTCATGTCCTTCCATTCATTGGTCACTGTATATGCAGTACTTAGTTTGTTCGATTCGAGATTAGTTCGTATCACTAGGCATTTAACTGGATGTTTTCGATTTTAGCTTGCAAGACACTAGGGTAGTTCTAATGAGAAGATGAAGTGTCTCGCTTTGTCTTCTGGATCCCATGTGCTTCAATATGTGGTTTCTCAATTGAAATTTGTTTGTGTTCAGTAAGTTTAATAGCCTGATTGTGAATCTGATCTAAAAGCATTAACTCTTGATGATATTGCTACCGCAGTTACTTTGATGTGCCCTTCTGGGATACTATGAGATTTCCCATCATTTTGGGAATTGAGGACTTGTTCATTCCAAAATGAACTTTACCTAattttagtctttttttttgtagagtaacaaactaaacaagTTTTTACTATTCCAAACTTAAACAGAATTTGATAATTGTAGAGTCTTCCACTCACAAAACTTCATCAACACTTGGTAAgtatcaaaatttggcattgccaCTTTTGCTTTACCAACAaatggtaaggtttattttggcaatGAAGTGAACAAATCATAAACTGTtccatacatgcatgcaatcaAATGGGTCCAAGTTTTGCTGTTTCTTCCTTCGGTTCACATATGACCAGGCACATTTGTAATAACTATAAATAAcaaattacttcctccgttttaggttataagactttctaacattgcccacatccatatatatgttaatgaatctagacatatatatggatgtgggcaatgctagaaagttttataacctgaaacagatgtAGTACTTGataataaatgaaaaaaatatgcaaaTCTTTGCTCGAACCATATCAATAGAATCAGCATAAAGTATCATCATTCACCAATACTCCATATCGTAGTGGCACCGAGGGCCATAAAAGGAATATCACTCTTTGTTGTGCTACTAGTAGTTTCTACTTGTGCTGTTACTACTTGAAATGTGAATAATACCGGTGTATATCACACACCAACAAAATAATAGTATTTGTTCATAAGGTGATAATATCTCCACAATTTTCGTCAACATCCATCCTCTCGGTCCAGGAAGCGGCACAAGTCTACCTCCTCAAGCCCTCCACGATGTAAGTAGCATAGAGATCCCTGAATGGCAACATCAACATGGTTAAGAGTCAGCTTGATGTGATTTTACACAAACATGTACAGTATGTTGTAGTACTTATGCAAGTGAAGTACTCACATGGAGTGCTTTATGGCCTCATAAGCAGCACTTGCAGGCAGGAAGTCATTGACAGCAACCTCCTTGTTCTCATTCTTCTTGTCTGAATGTCTCGGTTAAAGAAACCATTCGGTCTAAGAGGTGACAAGTGTTTTGAAATTAGCATGATCCTGGGACTCCCAAGAGTATTTAAGTTGGTGTGTGGTTGACCATGTGTGCATATGATACAAGACAGTTGAGATATAAAATAGTGCCAAATGGCTTTCAGAAAATGCACATATGGGAACAACATATTGGTGGAGTTCAAGGTTAGGACATGAGTTATTGCCTAGAATTCATTTAGAATGCAGAACTTGATATTAAGTTGATAAAAAAGGATACAGTCCTCAAAAAAGCGCCTGATTTCAGCCAAGCGGTGAGGTGGGAGCTCCTTGATATCATTGTAATGCTTGTACTCAGGATCATCAGCACAAACGGCAATAATCTTGTCATCTGCCTCTCCCTGTTCAAACAAACATGGGGTCAGAATAGAAACATGGGGATCAGAATAGCATTTCGCTGGACTTTGTAAATGTTGGAATGAAGCCAAACCTGGTCAATCATAGGCATGAGACCAATGGCCTTTGCTCGTAGGAAGCATCCTGGTATAACGGGCTCCTGTTTGAAcaaaaattagaatttaatatggTTCCCCAAACAAAAGGAGTGAGATGTGAATATAACCTAATAGAATGATACTATTATTGGACAAGAGGTAAGCCAAAGCCCATGATTTCACATGGCTATATCAAGAAAAGTAAACCAGAATTTACATAATGGCTGAAGGGAAAAGAAACTTGTGCACTGTTTTTCTTAAGAGTACAAGCAATAGGATTCTAGTACCAACTAAAATACAAAGACATACCTGCATTATAACCAGCACATCCAACGGATCACTGTCTTCACACAGCGTGCGAGGAATGAATCCATAGTTGTGAGGGTACACAACTGATGAATAGAGCACACGGTCCACCTTTACATGTGCATACAACCAAATGATGTACAAAACATTTTAGAGTCACTGGAAAAATATGGTTTcactaaaaaaaatgatgaatcaATTGAATCGCCTTGTTTTACCACTATCAGTCCAGTTTTCTTGTCAAGTTCATATTTAACCTTGCTGCCCCTAGGAATCTCAATGACCTGACAAGTGACAGAAAAGAGACACAATTTGTTAGagtttttcctctcttttcttttttcttttggtcgAGAAATTCTTGGTGTAATGTGAAATACCAGCCAGCACATTAACTCTAAAAGTTCAAAATGAGAGGCGCTTCAAAAGGGCTATGCTATTGACATAAGTTTCCAATAAGAACATGTATCAAACTAAATCTGGGAGAAAAAACAAATGTGAATCTGTTATGGTGGCCTTACGCAGTTGAATATAGTTGGTGCACCAGGTCCTGCAGGAAGAAGTCAGGAACCTATAAGTAAGTTATGAGAGAAATATAGAAAATTGATGGTTTGTCAAGATGAAATGTCATGTACCAATCTCAAGATCATGCCATGGATGTGCTGCAATAGATCTCCGGGACATAGATGACAGTATCCTTTCATTCAGAGCAGGGGCCTTGACGGGGGCTGAGCCTGTCTTCTTCTCCACGGCTTCAACAGCGGGAGCCATGGCAACAACCTGTGATGGAGTACAAAGGTTCGTAATTAATTCCGTTTCAATATAAGTCCAGTTAATGAAATCAGAAATCCAGGAACAAGCTGAAAAAATGTCAAATTTTGAAGGTAAAAAATGATTAACTGCACAAAAGAGATCATAGGACCCAATTGGCCCACCAAAAATCAATAAGAATTGGCAACACTAGAAATCATTGTCAATATTTTGTATTCCATGGATATAAATATCCCAGCTATTTAGACAGACGTAATCACATCATTACCAAACGAATAGGTTCGACCAGAGCAATCGTAGAAAATCAGACAGAAACTATAAAAAGCcttgaagaaaaaagaaatggaaCATAAGTTATGATGAACCTGATGCAGCATGGCAATATCGTAGAAAAAGAGCGCACAGTAGGTGGTTGTTTAAATGTGAGATTAGAAGGTTCTTCCAGAGCAGACTCTTTCAGAGTTGTATGATTTGACATCATCGAGTTAGGCTGTACTCCTAGTTTGAATGACTTTTAGAGAGCAAAAATAGTGGACCATTTGTTTGTCCTATTCCAAGCTGACTTCTTCTTGAGTTACCAATTGAAatgtaaaatatatttacagtaTAACAGGTAACTACATTAGTCTGACAGTTTACACCAAACAGCGATTTCTCccccatgggtataaaatgAGCAATTAGTGTGAACATGGGGCAGAATATGACATGGTAGGGATGAAAAATGAGGAGGCCTTGATTGGCGGAACATGTCTGCGGCACAAGTGCGAAAGATTTCACCAATTACCTTAGCATTCATTCAAAACAGAGCAATTAACACACGCATGGAATGGAATAGTATGAAACCATATGAAAACGTAGTGCAGATACCAAATTTGGCTACAGAATCGCAGGCAAACTAGATCGAGCAACACGGCGGCGTGGGCGTCGATCGAAGAAACAGGAGAAGAGAATGGGGGATCTAGTAATTTAATTAAAATGCATACATAGATAGCACTACGTAGTTACGCACCTTGGTAGTAGGAGTAGGAGTAGATCTGAATCTGGGGACGaagaggcgaggcggcgcggtgCGAGGAAGAGGAAACCCTAGAAGGCACGAGAAGAGAAGAGGCTTTGCCACGACACACAAGGAGAAGGGGGGATTGGAAGCTTTTAAAGAAGAGCAGGAGCAGAAGCAGGAGGAAGATGAAGAccgacagagagagagagagagaggagtattGTACTTCCCGCTTCTTTGGTCCTCGTTGCTTGCTCCCCTTTTTCCCATTTAAAGCCGCGCCTTTTCCTGACTTGTTAGTAAAAATGTGAAGCAACTTTGTGATATTTGCAACCATGCCCTTGCTAGTGCCTACCGGCTAGGTGTGGGACGAGATTTGCATCGGCGCGAACTTTTCGACGATGGGGCCCACAGAGAGCGAGCGAGTGGGTGggaccagagagagagagagagtggtggATGATGGAGGCGTCGGTGGGGCGATCGGACGGCGAGGAGGGTGTCGGTGGGGTCGTCCTCCCCGCAGAAGCACAAGAAGAATGGAATCGGGTGCAAGGCAGCCTTGCCTCGGTGTTTCTGCGCGTGGAAGCCAAGCCCTCCCATTTGCACGTCTCCATCGGCAGCATGAGAGATGCGAATGTGCGATGAGCATGAGCATGAGATGCGATGCGAATCGTGTTGCTGCTTTGCTTTGGTGAGGGCAAGCTTGTCAGTATACCGATTCGTATCCTAATATCTTATGATACTATCAAGCTAAAACGATACCGATCCCACATAGTGtcctaattttcatagtatctcgatcctactattcattactacaCAATCCTATAAAATCTTATGTGGTATCCCGATTCTACGATCCCTACGAtactataaaatattatttaaaataacatggtttgaaaataatgtaactaaatatgctcaaatttatatgaaaatcaattaaatatatcaaaaccaatgtggtttctcttgataaatgtctctatttgcatcatatatatcattactatattttttttatatagaatggctatatataattaatataaatattaattaaacttaaaaaaaaaaatctcatagtATCCCGATACTCCTGATTAGGTGAGGGTGCCTCCATATTTTTCGGGGTGAGGGTGTTGTCGGTCCGGTGGCCGGTCCCGCTCCTCAGTTTGGTTGCAGCGTCCtcgttttgtttgttttttgtttaCACACAACACACACTACTAGCTGTTCAGGCTGGCGGCCGTCGGTGCTCGCCTAGATAAATCACTTGTTGACAAATGATGATGGTACGTATTATTTCAATGTGACCACTCATTTGTTGTTTACTTATagatttctctctcttttatttttgcaaTATCTGTTTATTATACATAAATACAAATTAATAAGTAGTTCAACAAACTATATATGATTATCTTTTCTAGTAGTAATAACAATTAGTCATTTGTTGGTGCGCTCCGATCGTTGGCGCGCGCGCGAGTTCCTCGTGCGCTAGCTAGTTTAGCAATTGCCACCAATTGGCTTCCAAATACACGCAACGCACATATACCACTTTTTTTTGCATGGTTAACAagtccatcgatcgatcagtcaGACGTCACGATTGCCGATTTGCTACTGCTTACCAACGCACGCGCTACTCGATCCAGCTAGCTGCAGATGAAAAGCAACTGTCACGCCGTCTCACCGATGAATCGATCTGCATCCATCCATGCGCCAAGTTACTACTACGACTACAAGAAAACCTGCATTTGCACGATCTGGGGACGCAGTGAGCAAGGCACTAGTGCTTGTTTACGTTTGCAATTAACTCCAAATTAGCTCTATCCTACACCATCTttacctaaatatttgacgccgttagacttttttaaatatgtttgaccgtttgttttattaaaaaacttttataaatattattaaaaaacttgagtagtagtagtatatttaacgatgaatcaaatgataggaaaataattaataattgtttaatttttttaaataagacaaatgattaaatatgtttaaaaataattaaaggcGTAAAATTTTTAGCGACGGAGGAACTATATGTTACTGGAATTGTAGTATCCAATACTCTTGGACAGCATATGCCGATCGAATCGATATATATGCGATAGCTTCTCTTCTGCATGCATGCGTGGTCTACACGCGCGTTCATCGATCGACGCTGCTCACtagttttctctttcttcttatTCTCTGTTTTCTTTACAACAGAGATATAGTTTAATTAACGAacttaattttataatttagtGCGTGCCGGCCTGCTACTCTCGCTCCATCCTTTTAATTTCTTATTAATTACACTGACTCGTACTACAATCTACCACTCTGTATGTGTGTTATATTTCTAATCTCAACGATACAATTAATTAAGTAAAGGACTAAGTCGACTTTGCGGTGGAATTAATTTAAATATAtctggctagctagctgcttcaACTCTGTACTACTACCTTGTTAGATTACAGCACAGGGCAAGCTGTTTTCTTTTGACTCTTTTTCATCGTCCTGGTTTACTTACTCCATTAGACTAGTACTATACGTGCTAAGTACTACTAGTTCCGTTACTGAAGTCAGATAATACtttgtattactccctccgttttaaaatgtttgacatcgttaactttttattacgtgtttgaccattcgtcttatttaaaaaatttaagtaattatttattctttttatatcatttgatttattgttaaatatactttcatgtatacatatagttttacatatttcacaaattattttgaataagacgaacggtcaaacatgtgctgaaaagtcaacggtgtcagacattttgaaacggagtaATATATTCTAAGCTTGCATCATCGGTTAGTTTCAGTTGACCATGAATCTTCTTGTCTGACTctaaaacatgcatgcatgtgcctCCTGTTAGCTCCcatctctttcttctctctccattttatattatagttatattATAATTTCTTTTAACTTATTTCCCTAAGTCAATAATATTTTCGATACTAaccaaacatattattaaaatatatttttaatataactaATTATGTGTTGTAAGAATTGCtacatatttttctacaaatttagttAACTTTATAGACTAATGAAACAGAGAGGGTGTGTAGTTATTACAGGTCACAGGAAGCGAGCTGATTTTGCAGGATGACGCAGCAATTAATATGCTTTGGCATCTCCTCGATCGGCATACTTTTCCAGTCCTCTTCCATCTGTTCATCACATTGTATAATACTCCCTGTCTTCTCAAATGCGCCTGTTACGTACCTGTTCACATTTAAATCCTGAACACATGCACTTCTAATTTTtccagaaaaaaatagaaatacttAATTTAAGAAGATGATGTATTATCAATGAATGCTGTGCAGTGCAGCTCTGGAGAACatttgtcgaaacaagatttcggcaataataaaagagggtggctatcaagctagtaaagtggatgggttaagagacaaggaattttatacaggttcaggccttcttattcaagaagtaatactctactcctgtccggggatgattccgccgagtgtgttattgattgtataaactgGAAAAAAAGAATCGTGCCCCGAGAGGCAcacggacccctccttatataggggaaggaatCCGCTTTACaaagtacagtccatatccctaacggagtatgtaattacaaataaaatacaatcgtaaccgactaggatctcaggtattttcttgacatacaagttaaaaactaacccgagtcctcataaagatattctatctatatctgGTACCGTATACCCGACTAAATTATAActgtcatgtagatatggggtatccataatctccacagtagcccccgagacctttgcagtcgacGAAATAGCCATCTCAGAACAAAAaacaataatccgagtgcttcaattcatCCTGCTCCAGCCTGTCGAGTGctaaaatcaaagactgtgaagggcgaaaataaaacatggtgcatcgagtagatgcacctaattaggtgtagccccccgactatgtggttagtcGAAAAACTAAATATGTAGTCAAGAACGGAGTGGTTTTATAGCGAAGCATGCATGGTACTTAGTAAAATACCCAGCCGACTTCTTCTCAACTTGAACATATCAAGGATAAAAAAAGGGCCgagtgataaacactcaaaaggtccaaaaatagacatatttgaTAGGACACCGAGTAAGAAACTCTTAAAAGGATTCACCAAACATGATAAAAATCATGGTAATCAacgagtctaatagcctaggctatgacccttaccataaccaaaataagcatataacatgctaagaGAATGACTATTAATaaccagtcatctcaaatcaacccaaacagcttttgcagcctaataaagcttacaaaaatggtataacacctttctgtcgggcacctttttatttgcatcataataattccaaagaattactAAACCGCGTTAAAAAGGATCTTAGCAACATCGGGCCA
This window encodes:
- the LOC4337608 gene encoding soluble inorganic pyrophosphatase 4; the protein is MAPAVEAVEKKTGSAPVKAPALNERILSSMSRRSIAAHPWHDLEIGPGAPTIFNCVIEIPRGSKVKYELDKKTGLIVVDRVLYSSVVYPHNYGFIPRTLCEDSDPLDVLVIMQEPVIPGCFLRAKAIGLMPMIDQGEADDKIIAVCADDPEYKHYNDIKELPPHRLAEIRRFFEDYKKNENKEVAVNDFLPASAAYEAIKHSMDLYATYIVEGLRR
- the LOC4337607 gene encoding probable histone H2A.6, translating into MDVGVGGKAAKKAVGRKLGGPKKKPVSRSVKAGLQFPVGRIGRYLKKGRYAQRVGTGAPVYLAAVLEYLAAEVLELAGNAARDNKKNRIIPRHVLLAIRNDEELGKLLAGVTIAHGGVLPNINPVLLPKKTAEKADKPAKASKDKAAKSPKKQARS